Proteins from a single region of Catenulispora acidiphila DSM 44928:
- a CDS encoding acyl-CoA dehydrogenase family protein — protein sequence MNRLSGPAWSTEERRALRATVRRFTEQEVLPNLDGWERAGELPRELSKKAGALGLLGVAHPVEVGGGGGDLIDAITVNEEMHDAGGSGGLFASLFTCGISTPHLVAANDPEQIERWVKPTLAGEKIGALAVTEPGGGSDVARIQTTARRDGEHFVVNGAKTFITSGVRADYVVAAVRTGDSGASGISLLVVEKDTPGFTVSRRLEKLGWLCSDTAELAFQDARVPVENLVGAENSGFFQLAEHFLSERVALAAQAYSHAQRCLDLAVDWTRKRQTFGKPLIDRQLVQNTLTEMARKIDVARTYTHALIDRSLAGEKDLIAEVCFAKNTAVETAEWVATQALQLFGGLGYMRESEVERHYRDVRILGIGGGATEVMNGLAARVLGFRS from the coding sequence GTGAACCGCCTGTCCGGTCCTGCCTGGTCGACCGAGGAACGCAGGGCTCTGAGAGCGACCGTCCGCAGGTTCACCGAGCAGGAAGTCCTGCCGAATCTGGACGGCTGGGAGCGCGCCGGTGAGCTGCCGCGCGAGCTGTCCAAGAAGGCCGGTGCGCTGGGTCTGCTCGGCGTCGCGCATCCGGTCGAGGTCGGCGGCGGAGGCGGCGACCTGATCGACGCCATCACCGTCAACGAGGAGATGCACGACGCCGGCGGTTCCGGCGGCTTGTTCGCATCCTTGTTCACCTGCGGCATATCCACGCCGCACCTGGTAGCCGCGAACGATCCCGAGCAAATCGAGCGCTGGGTCAAGCCGACGCTGGCGGGGGAGAAGATCGGGGCGCTCGCCGTGACCGAACCCGGCGGCGGCAGCGACGTGGCCCGTATCCAGACCACGGCGCGGCGCGACGGCGAGCACTTCGTGGTGAACGGCGCCAAGACCTTCATCACCTCCGGCGTCCGCGCCGACTACGTGGTGGCTGCCGTTCGCACCGGAGACTCAGGCGCCAGCGGCATCTCGTTGCTGGTCGTCGAGAAGGACACACCGGGCTTCACCGTCAGCCGCCGGCTGGAGAAGCTCGGATGGCTGTGCTCTGACACCGCCGAACTGGCGTTCCAGGACGCCCGCGTCCCGGTCGAGAACCTCGTCGGCGCCGAGAACAGCGGGTTCTTCCAGCTCGCCGAGCACTTCTTGTCCGAACGCGTCGCGTTGGCCGCGCAGGCGTACTCCCACGCCCAGCGCTGCCTGGACCTCGCCGTGGACTGGACGCGAAAACGCCAGACGTTCGGCAAGCCGCTGATCGACCGGCAGCTCGTCCAGAACACCCTCACCGAAATGGCCCGGAAGATCGACGTGGCGCGCACCTATACCCATGCCCTGATAGACCGGTCCCTCGCCGGTGAGAAGGACCTGATCGCAGAAGTCTGTTTCGCCAAGAACACGGCGGTGGAGACCGCCGAGTGGGTGGCGACGCAGGCGCTGCAACTGTTCGGAGGCCTGGGCTACATGCGCGAATCAGAGGTCGAACGGCACTACCGCGACGTCCGGATCCTGGGCATCGGCGGCGGCGCGACCGAGGTGATGAACGGGCTGGCGGCGCGCGTGCTGGGCTTCCGCTCGTGA
- a CDS encoding acyl-CoA carboxylase subunit beta — protein MTALRTALDAASADHLAHTEAMRAKLAEIETEHAKALTGGGEKYLARHHDRGKLLARERIELLLDPDSPFLELCPLAGWGSESTVGAALVTGIGVVCGVECLIVANDPTVRGGATNPWTLRKSFRAHEVAEQNRLPVIALVESGGADLPTQKEVFIPGGRTFRDITRASAAGIPTIAIVFGNSTAGGAYIPGMSDHVVMIKEQSKVFLGGPPLVKMATGEESDDESLGGAEMHARTSGLADYLAADEHDAIRIGRRIVSRLNWRKQGPAPRATVLPPLFAEEELLGIVPPDLKTPFDPREVIARVADGSDFDEFKPLYGSSLATGWAEIHGYPVGILANTRGVLFSEEAQKAAQFIQLANRYDTPLLFLHNTTGYMVGKEYEQKGIIKHGAQMINAVSNSTVPHISVLMGASYGAGHYGMCGRAYDPRFLFAWPSAKSAVMGPAQLAGVISLVMRGSAAAKGQPFDEAADGQMRELIEAQIEAESLPLFLSGRVYDDGVIDPRDTRTIIGFCLSVIANAPVRGTEKFGVFRL, from the coding sequence GTGACCGCGCTGCGCACGGCGCTGGACGCCGCCTCCGCCGACCACCTGGCCCACACCGAGGCGATGCGCGCCAAGCTCGCCGAGATCGAGACCGAGCATGCCAAAGCTCTGACCGGCGGCGGCGAGAAGTACCTCGCGCGCCACCACGACCGCGGCAAGCTGCTCGCCCGCGAGCGCATCGAGCTGCTGCTGGACCCGGACTCCCCGTTCCTGGAGCTGTGTCCGCTGGCCGGCTGGGGCAGTGAGTCCACGGTCGGCGCGGCGCTGGTCACCGGCATCGGCGTGGTCTGCGGCGTGGAGTGCCTGATCGTCGCCAACGACCCGACCGTGCGCGGCGGCGCGACGAACCCCTGGACGCTGCGCAAGTCCTTCCGCGCGCACGAGGTCGCCGAACAGAACCGGCTGCCGGTGATCGCGCTGGTCGAGTCCGGCGGCGCGGACCTGCCGACGCAGAAGGAGGTCTTCATCCCCGGCGGCCGCACCTTCCGCGACATCACCCGCGCCTCAGCCGCCGGCATCCCGACCATCGCCATCGTGTTCGGCAACTCCACGGCTGGTGGCGCCTACATCCCCGGCATGTCAGACCACGTAGTCATGATCAAGGAGCAGTCCAAGGTCTTCCTCGGCGGTCCGCCGCTGGTGAAGATGGCCACCGGCGAGGAGTCCGACGACGAGTCGCTCGGCGGCGCCGAGATGCACGCCCGCACCTCCGGTCTGGCCGACTACCTCGCCGCCGACGAGCACGACGCGATCCGCATCGGGCGGCGCATCGTCAGCAGGCTGAATTGGCGCAAGCAAGGCCCGGCGCCGCGCGCTACGGTCCTGCCGCCGCTGTTCGCCGAGGAGGAACTGCTCGGGATCGTCCCGCCGGACCTGAAGACGCCCTTCGATCCGCGCGAGGTGATCGCCCGGGTCGCCGACGGCTCGGACTTCGACGAGTTCAAGCCTTTGTACGGCTCCTCGCTGGCGACCGGCTGGGCCGAGATCCACGGCTACCCGGTCGGCATCCTGGCCAACACCCGCGGCGTGCTGTTCAGCGAGGAGGCACAGAAGGCGGCGCAGTTCATCCAGCTGGCGAACCGCTACGACACCCCGCTGCTGTTCCTGCACAACACCACCGGCTACATGGTCGGCAAGGAGTACGAACAGAAGGGGATCATCAAGCACGGCGCGCAGATGATCAACGCGGTGTCGAACTCCACGGTCCCGCACATCTCGGTCCTGATGGGCGCCTCCTACGGCGCCGGGCACTACGGCATGTGCGGCCGCGCCTACGACCCCCGCTTCCTGTTCGCCTGGCCGAGCGCGAAGTCCGCGGTCATGGGACCGGCGCAGCTGGCCGGCGTGATCTCGCTGGTGATGCGCGGCTCGGCGGCGGCCAAGGGGCAGCCCTTCGACGAGGCCGCCGACGGCCAGATGCGCGAGCTCATCGAGGCGCAGATCGAAGCCGAATCGCTGCCGCTGTTCCTGTCCGGACGCGTCTACGACGACGGCGTCATCGACCCGCGTGACACCCGCACCATCATCGGGTTCTGTCTGTCCGTGATCGCCAACGCCCCGGTGCGGGGCACCGAGAAGTTCGGCGTGTTCCGTCTTTAG
- a CDS encoding acetyl/propionyl/methylcrotonyl-CoA carboxylase subunit alpha, whose protein sequence is MADFTTGPLNSVLVANRGEIARRVFATCRRLGYGTVAVFSDADSEALHTREADVAVRLPGNTSAETYLRSDLLIEAALASGADAVHPGYGFLSEKEDFAQAVVDAGLRWLGPPPSAIAAMGSKVAAKKMMAAAGVPVLRELSADEVAEADLPVLIKASAGGGGRGMRVVRTLAELPGQWEAAQAEAASAFGDGTVFCEQYIETGRHIEVQILADAHGTVWAVGERECSIQRRHQKVVEEAPSPFVQAHPELRAQLFAAARDAAAVIGYVGAGTVEFLVAPDGSFAFLEMNTRLQVEHPVTELTCGLDLVAWQLRIATGEALPDAGEPGARGSAIEVRLYAEDPAKDWQPASGTLHAFGMPGVAYEFEVPVGLNEPLLRLDSGVESGSVVGVYYDPMLAKVIAWAPRRAEAARLLASALAKAEIHGVVTNRDLLVNVLRHPAFLAGDTDTAFFSTYGLDVLAAPLASPETERVSALAGALAVAAANRAEATVLGGLPSGWRNVPSQSQRRVLSAGESEYEVRYRFGRDGLVAEGYDGVALISATPAEVVLDIKGLRRTFRIGRHPHTVVVDSPAGSVTFTLVPTFTDPADAVAAGSLLAPMPGSVVRLGAAGVGDAVAAGQPILWLEAMKMEHQVSAPVAGVLSALPVSVGTQVDVGTVLAVVEEVGAG, encoded by the coding sequence ATGGCTGACTTCACGACGGGACCGCTGAATTCCGTCCTGGTCGCGAACCGCGGCGAGATCGCGCGGCGGGTGTTCGCGACGTGCCGCCGGCTCGGGTACGGGACTGTCGCAGTATTCTCCGACGCCGACTCCGAGGCGCTGCATACGCGGGAGGCCGACGTCGCCGTCCGGTTGCCCGGCAACACCTCCGCCGAGACGTATCTGCGCTCTGATCTGCTCATCGAGGCGGCGCTGGCGTCAGGGGCGGACGCCGTTCACCCCGGATACGGGTTCCTGTCAGAGAAGGAAGACTTCGCACAGGCGGTCGTCGACGCGGGGCTGCGCTGGCTCGGCCCGCCGCCGTCGGCGATCGCCGCGATGGGATCGAAGGTCGCGGCGAAGAAGATGATGGCCGCCGCCGGGGTTCCGGTGCTGCGGGAGCTGAGCGCGGACGAGGTCGCCGAGGCGGACCTGCCGGTGCTGATCAAGGCTTCGGCCGGCGGCGGCGGACGCGGGATGCGCGTGGTGCGCACGCTGGCGGAGCTGCCGGGGCAGTGGGAGGCGGCGCAGGCTGAGGCGGCCTCGGCGTTCGGCGACGGGACGGTGTTCTGCGAGCAGTACATCGAGACCGGACGGCACATCGAGGTGCAGATCCTGGCCGACGCGCACGGCACGGTGTGGGCGGTGGGGGAGCGGGAGTGCTCGATCCAGCGGCGGCATCAGAAGGTCGTTGAGGAGGCGCCCTCGCCGTTCGTGCAGGCGCATCCGGAGCTGCGCGCGCAGCTGTTCGCGGCGGCGCGGGACGCTGCGGCGGTCATCGGATACGTCGGCGCCGGGACGGTGGAGTTCCTGGTGGCGCCGGACGGGTCGTTCGCGTTCCTGGAGATGAACACGCGGCTGCAGGTCGAGCATCCGGTCACCGAGCTGACCTGCGGGCTGGACCTGGTCGCCTGGCAGCTGCGGATCGCCACCGGGGAGGCGTTGCCGGACGCCGGCGAACCCGGCGCGCGCGGCTCGGCGATCGAGGTCCGGCTCTACGCCGAGGACCCGGCGAAGGACTGGCAGCCGGCGTCGGGAACGCTGCACGCGTTCGGGATGCCGGGCGTCGCCTACGAGTTCGAGGTTCCGGTCGGACTGAACGAGCCGTTGCTGCGGCTGGATTCGGGCGTCGAGTCCGGCTCGGTCGTCGGCGTGTACTACGACCCGATGCTGGCCAAGGTGATCGCGTGGGCTCCACGGCGCGCCGAGGCGGCGCGGCTGCTGGCGTCCGCGCTCGCGAAGGCGGAGATCCACGGAGTCGTGACCAACCGCGACCTGCTCGTCAATGTGCTGCGACACCCGGCTTTTCTAGCCGGGGACACCGATACGGCGTTCTTCTCTACCTACGGGCTCGACGTCTTGGCGGCGCCGTTGGCATCGCCGGAGACCGAGCGCGTCTCGGCGCTCGCCGGGGCGCTCGCGGTGGCGGCGGCGAACCGGGCTGAGGCGACGGTGCTCGGCGGGTTGCCGAGCGGGTGGCGGAACGTGCCGTCGCAGTCGCAGCGGCGAGTGCTGAGCGCCGGCGAGTCCGAGTACGAGGTGCGCTATCGCTTCGGGCGCGATGGTCTGGTCGCCGAGGGGTACGACGGGGTCGCCTTGATCTCGGCCACTCCTGCCGAGGTGGTCCTGGACATCAAAGGCCTGCGACGGACGTTTCGGATCGGGCGCCACCCCCACACGGTGGTCGTCGACTCGCCGGCGGGCTCGGTGACGTTCACGCTGGTTCCGACGTTCACCGACCCCGCCGACGCAGTCGCCGCCGGATCGCTGCTGGCGCCGATGCCGGGCTCGGTGGTGCGGCTGGGCGCGGCGGGCGTCGGCGACGCGGTCGCGGCGGGGCAGCCGATCCTGTGGCTGGAGGCGATGAAGATGGAGCACCAGGTGTCCGCGCCGGTCGCCGGCGTGCTGAGCGCGCTGCCGGTGTCGGTCGGCACCCAGGTGGATGTCGGGACCGTGCTGGCGGTCGTCGAGGAGGTGGGAGCGGGATGA
- a CDS encoding enoyl-CoA hydratase family protein, with amino-acid sequence MSGVSGTSGTSASGTGETLVRYEAAGGVATVTLDSPANRNALSSRLVAQLHAGLQEAAADPGVRVVVLGHTGNTFCAGADLSEATSGPVDPEGPVAGRARALAGLLRALVELPKPVIAAVDGHVRAGGMGLVAACDLAVAGPAATFALTEARLGVAPSIISLTVLPRLTSRAASRYFLTGEKFDAARAEALGLVTLAAPDVPAAVAELVAALRQGSPQGLAESKKLVTAGVLAAFDADADALASTSARLFASEEAREGMTAFLQRRPPTWAE; translated from the coding sequence ATGAGCGGCGTGAGCGGCACGAGCGGCACGAGCGCGAGCGGCACGGGCGAGACCTTGGTGCGGTACGAGGCGGCGGGCGGCGTCGCGACGGTGACGCTCGACTCGCCGGCCAATCGCAACGCGCTGTCCTCGAGGCTCGTGGCGCAGCTGCACGCGGGCTTGCAGGAGGCGGCGGCGGATCCGGGCGTGCGGGTGGTCGTGCTCGGACATACCGGCAACACCTTCTGTGCCGGAGCCGACCTGTCGGAGGCGACGTCCGGGCCGGTGGATCCGGAGGGCCCGGTGGCCGGGCGTGCGCGGGCGCTGGCGGGACTGCTGCGGGCGCTCGTCGAGCTGCCGAAGCCGGTGATCGCGGCTGTGGACGGGCACGTGCGGGCCGGCGGGATGGGACTGGTCGCGGCGTGCGACCTCGCGGTGGCCGGACCGGCGGCGACATTCGCGCTGACGGAGGCGCGGCTGGGTGTCGCGCCGTCGATCATCTCGCTGACGGTGCTGCCGCGGCTGACCTCGCGAGCCGCCTCGCGCTACTTCCTGACCGGCGAGAAGTTCGACGCGGCGCGCGCCGAAGCGCTGGGCCTGGTCACGCTGGCGGCGCCGGACGTGCCGGCTGCGGTCGCCGAGCTGGTCGCGGCGCTGCGTCAGGGCTCTCCGCAGGGTTTGGCCGAGTCGAAGAAGCTGGTCACCGCTGGGGTGTTGGCGGCGTTCGATGCCGATGCGGACGCGTTGGCGTCGACCTCGGCGCGGCTGTTCGCCTCGGAGGAGGCGCGGGAGGGGATGACGGCGTTCTTGCAGCGGCGCCCCCCTACCTGGGCAGAATAA
- a CDS encoding TetR/AcrR family transcriptional regulator produces the protein MMREPQQDRSRATRRRLLEACVECLAAMGWSATTVAVVAEHAGVSRGAAQHHFPTREDLITAALEHMFDERIESARAELAAPRVVVTTEMVVSRLVEHFTGTLFKAALQVWTAAAADEALRERVVPLEQKFGRVAHRMAIEALGVTDEDETVHRLVQATLDLARGLGLADVLTDDSARRGEVVKAWAAHLDAVLRARRNVAIM, from the coding sequence CTGATGCGCGAACCTCAGCAGGACCGAAGCCGGGCGACCCGCCGCCGCCTGCTCGAGGCGTGCGTGGAGTGCCTGGCCGCCATGGGGTGGAGCGCCACGACGGTGGCGGTGGTCGCCGAGCACGCGGGGGTCTCCCGGGGCGCCGCCCAACACCACTTCCCGACGCGCGAGGATCTCATCACCGCCGCGCTGGAGCACATGTTTGACGAGCGCATCGAGTCGGCGCGTGCCGAACTCGCCGCGCCGAGGGTCGTCGTCACGACCGAGATGGTGGTCTCGCGTCTGGTCGAGCACTTCACCGGCACGTTGTTCAAGGCGGCGTTGCAGGTCTGGACCGCCGCCGCGGCCGACGAGGCGCTGCGGGAGCGCGTAGTTCCGCTGGAGCAGAAGTTCGGGCGAGTCGCGCATCGGATGGCGATCGAGGCGCTCGGCGTCACGGACGAGGACGAGACCGTCCACCGCCTCGTCCAGGCGACGCTCGACCTGGCGCGCGGGCTCGGGCTGGCCGACGTGCTGACGGACGACTCGGCGCGTCGCGGGGAGGTCGTGAAGGCCTGGGCAGCGCATTTGGACGCGGTGCTGCGGGCCCGGCGAAACGTGGCAATCATGTGA
- a CDS encoding DUF4190 domain-containing protein, whose product MPAPPMSPPPPPPYPPQAWPGYGQAPTGPYGYPPQGAPQYGTHQYGTPQYGSPQFGYQPYGYGYGYPPQPPRGTNGMAIAALVLGICGFFFVTPILGLILGIAGLVTVRRTGQKGKGLAVSGIVLSGVWIALFAVLITVAVINMPDPPRRDVNGTVVSPGSVSVFSLHPKDCFTMPAGVIGSTKSHLRNLTVVPCSTPHDSEAFGSFTAAGDSYPGTDALRTDGNTKCLHLLDSYVPDPFSLPSDTRIQFVYPNSQAWGDDQRRVSCFLQFPAPTMTQSVYHDPASYTADQRRFLAAVTPLADAIGDLSDTPQDADLSVLRQRADAIATATQNEVSALTSAPWPDTVQTTVNSLAASHQNMAQLWTQAAKDTDLTTFNQDRRRADIAYDLPEMTSLRTTLGLATTRPTGGATQKTV is encoded by the coding sequence ATGCCTGCGCCACCGATGTCGCCTCCGCCTCCACCGCCCTATCCGCCGCAGGCATGGCCCGGCTACGGTCAGGCGCCGACCGGTCCCTACGGCTACCCGCCGCAGGGTGCCCCGCAGTACGGCACGCATCAGTACGGCACGCCCCAGTACGGTTCCCCGCAGTTCGGCTACCAGCCCTACGGCTATGGCTACGGCTACCCGCCCCAGCCGCCCCGCGGCACCAACGGCATGGCGATCGCCGCCCTCGTCCTGGGCATCTGCGGGTTCTTCTTCGTCACGCCGATCCTCGGTCTGATCCTTGGCATCGCCGGTCTCGTGACGGTCAGGCGGACCGGCCAGAAGGGCAAGGGCCTGGCGGTCAGCGGAATCGTGCTGTCGGGCGTGTGGATCGCCCTGTTCGCGGTGCTCATCACCGTCGCCGTGATCAACATGCCGGACCCGCCGCGCCGGGACGTCAACGGCACGGTCGTGAGCCCCGGCTCGGTCTCGGTCTTCAGCCTGCACCCCAAGGACTGCTTCACCATGCCGGCGGGCGTCATCGGATCCACCAAGAGCCACCTGCGGAACCTCACCGTCGTGCCCTGTTCGACGCCGCACGACAGCGAGGCGTTCGGCTCCTTCACGGCGGCCGGCGACTCCTACCCCGGTACGGACGCACTGCGCACCGACGGCAACACCAAGTGCCTGCACCTGCTCGACAGCTACGTTCCGGACCCGTTCTCACTGCCGAGCGACACCCGCATCCAGTTCGTCTACCCGAACAGCCAGGCCTGGGGCGACGACCAGCGCCGGGTGAGCTGCTTCCTGCAGTTCCCCGCGCCCACGATGACGCAGTCGGTGTACCACGACCCCGCGAGCTACACCGCCGACCAGCGCCGCTTTCTCGCCGCGGTCACCCCCCTCGCCGACGCCATCGGCGACCTGAGCGACACACCGCAGGACGCGGACCTGTCGGTGCTCCGCCAACGCGCCGACGCCATAGCGACCGCGACGCAGAACGAGGTCTCAGCCCTGACCTCAGCACCATGGCCCGACACCGTGCAGACCACCGTGAACTCCCTAGCCGCCAGCCACCAGAACATGGCACAGCTGTGGACCCAGGCCGCGAAAGACACCGACCTGACCACCTTCAACCAAGACAGGCGCCGAGCCGACATCGCCTACGACCTCCCAGAGATGACATCACTCCGAACCACCCTCGGCCTCGCGACAACCAGGCCGACAGGCGGCGCCACGCAGAAGACGGTCTGA
- a CDS encoding LacI family DNA-binding transcriptional regulator, translating to MVDIRELARLSGVSPATVSRALNDRAEVSPETRRRILEMAERLGYSPNQPARTLVRRRSDMIGLIWDTGYTNQDRRHPFLLDLFVGIKQTLAESGYHLMVLSTAGAASPGDVGLYLRASQQHSLAGVIMMGVDATHPAITALVDAGTPCVGIDLPLHRNRTTYVTSDNRAGAATAVRHLHGLGHTAIATITGPLTMMPATERLAGYREEMARLNLEPNPHHIVDGDFFLASGYEAARRLTELPHPPTAIFAAGDEMAIGALHALADAGLRVPHDMAVVGFDDIEAAALVRPTLTTVAQDRVALGAGAVEALVDALDADDGTAHAPLQVATRLVVRGSCGAEG from the coding sequence ATGGTGGACATCCGCGAGCTGGCACGCCTCAGCGGCGTCTCCCCCGCCACCGTCTCGCGCGCCCTCAACGACCGGGCCGAGGTGAGTCCGGAGACCCGGCGACGGATCCTGGAGATGGCCGAGCGGCTCGGGTACTCCCCGAACCAGCCGGCGCGCACGCTGGTACGGCGGCGCTCGGACATGATCGGGCTGATCTGGGATACCGGCTATACCAACCAGGATCGGCGGCATCCGTTCCTGCTGGACCTGTTCGTCGGGATCAAGCAGACGCTCGCCGAGTCCGGGTACCACCTGATGGTGCTCTCCACGGCCGGCGCCGCGAGCCCCGGCGACGTCGGTCTGTACCTGCGGGCGTCCCAGCAGCACAGCCTGGCGGGCGTCATCATGATGGGCGTCGACGCCACACATCCGGCGATCACAGCACTCGTCGACGCGGGCACACCCTGCGTCGGCATCGACCTGCCGCTGCACCGCAACCGCACGACGTACGTCACCTCCGACAACCGCGCCGGCGCCGCGACCGCCGTCCGCCATCTGCACGGCCTCGGACACACCGCGATCGCCACGATCACCGGCCCGCTGACCATGATGCCCGCGACCGAACGCCTAGCGGGCTACCGCGAGGAGATGGCCCGCCTGAACCTCGAACCGAACCCGCACCACATCGTCGACGGCGACTTCTTCCTCGCCAGCGGCTACGAAGCCGCCCGCCGCCTGACCGAACTCCCGCACCCGCCCACCGCGATCTTCGCCGCCGGCGACGAAATGGCCATCGGCGCCCTGCACGCCCTAGCCGACGCCGGCCTCCGCGTCCCCCACGACATGGCAGTAGTCGGCTTCGACGACATCGAAGCCGCAGCCCTGGTCCGCCCGACACTCACCACCGTCGCCCAGGACCGCGTCGCACTCGGCGCAGGCGCAGTCGAGGCACTCGTCGACGCACTGGACGCCGACGACGGCACGGCGCACGCGCCGCTGCAGGTGGCGACGCGGCTGGTGGTGCGGGGGTCTTGCGGGGCTGAGGGTTAG
- a CDS encoding NEW3 domain-containing protein yields the protein MSRTAPRRSLFGAVAAAVMVFGAVTAAAPAVSASTTAATPAINTHPSYNGLSLTPPMGFNDWAGFECNSDMNEALFTKTADEIVKLGLNKLGYDYVNIDDCWMQKTRDANGDLQVDATRFPHGLKWLGDYIHSKGLKFGIYEDAGYYTCQGAAGSYGHFQQDADLYASWGVDYLKLDYCYEPMDQFPGKTESQVAQIVYTEASQALLNTHRPMLFSESAPAYVCCSGSDFTDELTWLYQHGNLWRFGSDIYDAWPSVLENYSEDNTPGLAQWAGPGHWNDADMLEIGNGGLTPTEEQTQMTLWAEMASPILLSTDLSKLTPAEVGIVSNPDVVAVDQDRLGAQGTIVQSGTGYDVLAKPLADGDVSVVLFNKGDTAQTVTTTAAKIGLPSRGAPFQLTDLVSKATSASDGTISASLAPHSTVIYRVHPGGDKHLPIHTAATISSAPLAAGVPTKVSVSFANHGYFDAQQPSVTLKLPTGWTATPASVSLKNVKPGTSATATFVVTASAPPPGKVTTTLTTSVAYRDRGRPASDSADLSNVTNTPFPTLAGAFNNTAITDETNTAPGNFDGDGDSYSAQSLATAGATPGATISAGGTTFTWPSAAAGTNDNVAGSGVMVNLAGQGSKLGFLGSEAGFSTDTVTVAYTDGTSSTGSLGFPNWCCSSPTGYGATPAIVTDHRNTPSGPANFGTAYDVFYNSIAIDATKTVKTVTVPSDPAIHVFAMTVQP from the coding sequence ATGTCCCGCACCGCCCCACGCCGGAGCCTGTTCGGAGCCGTCGCCGCGGCCGTCATGGTGTTCGGCGCCGTGACCGCTGCCGCGCCCGCGGTCTCGGCCAGCACCACGGCAGCTACTCCCGCGATCAACACCCACCCCTCCTACAACGGCCTGTCGCTGACCCCGCCGATGGGTTTCAACGACTGGGCCGGCTTTGAATGCAACAGCGACATGAACGAGGCGCTGTTCACCAAGACCGCCGACGAAATAGTCAAGCTGGGCCTGAACAAACTCGGCTATGACTACGTCAACATCGACGACTGCTGGATGCAGAAGACCCGCGACGCAAACGGCGACTTGCAGGTCGACGCCACCCGCTTCCCGCACGGTCTGAAATGGCTCGGCGACTACATCCACAGCAAGGGCTTGAAGTTCGGCATCTACGAGGACGCCGGCTACTACACCTGCCAGGGCGCCGCAGGCAGCTACGGGCACTTCCAGCAGGACGCGGACCTCTACGCCTCCTGGGGCGTGGACTACCTCAAGCTCGACTACTGCTACGAGCCGATGGACCAGTTCCCCGGCAAGACCGAGAGCCAGGTCGCGCAGATCGTCTACACCGAGGCCAGCCAGGCGCTGCTGAACACGCACCGCCCGATGCTGTTCTCCGAGTCCGCCCCGGCCTACGTCTGCTGCTCCGGCTCGGACTTCACCGACGAGCTCACCTGGCTCTACCAGCACGGCAACCTGTGGCGCTTCGGCTCGGACATCTACGACGCCTGGCCGAGCGTGCTGGAGAACTACAGCGAGGACAACACCCCGGGCTTGGCGCAGTGGGCCGGTCCCGGGCACTGGAACGACGCGGACATGCTGGAGATCGGCAACGGCGGGCTGACCCCCACCGAGGAGCAGACCCAGATGACGCTGTGGGCCGAGATGGCCTCGCCGATCCTGCTGTCCACCGACCTGTCGAAGCTGACCCCGGCCGAGGTGGGGATCGTTTCGAACCCCGATGTCGTGGCCGTGGACCAGGACCGGCTCGGCGCGCAGGGGACGATCGTGCAGTCCGGGACCGGCTACGACGTGCTGGCCAAGCCGCTCGCGGACGGCGATGTGTCGGTCGTGCTGTTCAACAAGGGCGACACGGCGCAGACGGTCACCACGACCGCGGCGAAGATCGGCCTGCCGAGCCGCGGCGCGCCGTTCCAGCTGACCGATTTGGTGAGCAAGGCCACGAGCGCCAGCGACGGCACCATTTCGGCGTCCCTCGCACCGCACTCGACGGTGATCTACCGCGTGCACCCCGGAGGCGACAAGCACCTGCCGATCCACACCGCCGCGACGATCAGCAGCGCACCGCTCGCCGCCGGGGTACCCACGAAGGTCAGCGTTTCCTTCGCCAATCACGGGTATTTCGACGCGCAGCAGCCCTCTGTCACGCTGAAGCTGCCGACCGGTTGGACGGCGACGCCGGCTTCGGTGTCGTTGAAGAACGTCAAGCCGGGGACGTCGGCGACGGCGACGTTCGTCGTCACCGCCAGCGCTCCACCGCCGGGCAAGGTGACGACGACGTTGACCACGTCCGTCGCCTACCGCGATCGCGGCAGACCGGCGTCCGACAGCGCGGACCTGTCCAACGTCACCAACACGCCGTTCCCGACGCTGGCCGGCGCGTTCAACAACACCGCGATCACCGATGAGACCAACACCGCGCCCGGCAACTTCGACGGGGACGGCGACAGTTACTCGGCGCAGTCGCTCGCCACAGCCGGCGCCACGCCGGGGGCGACGATCAGCGCCGGCGGCACGACGTTCACCTGGCCGTCGGCAGCGGCCGGGACGAACGACAACGTGGCGGGCAGCGGGGTGATGGTGAACCTCGCCGGGCAGGGCTCCAAGCTCGGATTCCTCGGCTCGGAGGCGGGTTTCAGCACCGACACCGTCACGGTGGCGTACACCGACGGCACGTCCAGCACGGGCAGTCTCGGCTTCCCGAACTGGTGCTGCTCGTCGCCGACCGGCTACGGCGCCACGCCGGCGATCGTCACCGATCACCGGAACACGCCGAGCGGACCGGCGAACTTCGGGACCGCTTACGACGTGTTCTACAACTCGATCGCCATTGATGCGACGAAGACGGTGAAGACCGTTACTGTTCCGAGCGACCCGGCTATTCATGTCTTCGCGATGACGGTTCAGCCCTGA